In a genomic window of Candidatus Binataceae bacterium:
- a CDS encoding amidohydrolase family protein has product MTIVIKAARIFDGRSEGLLRNSSVVVEGDRIAGLTATARAPSGAESIDLGDVTLSPGFIDAHTHLTVAAEPYDQFFINQLRQHVAERAYLAALNARITLEAGFTTVRDVGCIPGSNFVDVSLRNAIAKRLVPGPRMLAARNLIGATGGHCDFTGGLSFRATGRELDYTDGVADGPSALRQAVRFNVKHGADLIKFCASGGVLSLADEVDTPQLTLEEMAAVVDEAHRLRKRVAVHCHGDRAAKEAILAGVESIEHGSFLQDDTLNTMKSKGTYLVPTLFALEWLTGGRTRLPPAVEIKALAAKASHSKVFRRAVELGVKIGYGTDASVFPHGMNAKDFAIMVRLGMSPAAALRTATSVNAELLGVENLLGTLEEGKVADIVAMPGDAIDDITATERVSFVMKEGLVIKS; this is encoded by the coding sequence ATGACTATCGTTATCAAGGCAGCTCGCATTTTCGACGGCAGGTCCGAAGGCCTTCTGCGCAATTCGAGCGTTGTAGTGGAAGGCGACCGGATCGCTGGCCTCACCGCCACGGCACGCGCACCTTCGGGTGCGGAATCGATCGACTTGGGCGACGTGACGCTCTCCCCTGGTTTCATTGACGCACATACTCACCTGACCGTTGCTGCGGAGCCATACGATCAATTTTTTATCAATCAGCTCCGGCAGCACGTGGCGGAAAGAGCCTACCTGGCCGCACTCAACGCCCGGATAACCCTGGAGGCGGGTTTCACTACCGTACGCGATGTCGGGTGCATTCCCGGTAGCAACTTCGTCGATGTGAGTTTGCGCAATGCGATAGCGAAAAGACTGGTTCCGGGCCCACGAATGCTGGCCGCGCGTAACTTGATCGGGGCAACAGGAGGCCACTGCGACTTCACCGGAGGCTTAAGCTTCCGCGCTACCGGCAGAGAGTTGGATTATACCGACGGGGTTGCTGATGGCCCCTCTGCTTTGCGCCAGGCGGTGCGATTCAACGTCAAACACGGCGCCGACCTAATCAAGTTCTGCGCGTCAGGCGGGGTTCTCTCGTTGGCTGACGAGGTCGATACTCCCCAACTCACGCTTGAGGAAATGGCCGCCGTCGTCGACGAGGCTCATCGGCTTCGAAAAAGGGTCGCAGTGCACTGCCACGGAGATCGCGCGGCAAAGGAAGCGATCTTGGCCGGCGTGGAGTCGATCGAGCACGGTTCGTTTTTGCAAGATGACACTTTGAATACCATGAAGAGCAAGGGCACCTATCTGGTTCCAACCTTGTTCGCATTGGAATGGCTAACCGGTGGGCGAACCCGACTCCCTCCCGCGGTTGAGATCAAGGCACTGGCAGCGAAGGCATCGCATTCGAAAGTGTTCCGGAGGGCCGTAGAACTCGGAGTGAAAATCGGTTATGGGACCGACGCCTCAGTCTTTCCTCATGGAATGAACGCGAAAGACTTCGCGATCATGGTCAGATTGGGAATGAGTCCGGCCGCCGCACTCAGGACTGCCACCTCGGTGAACGCGGAACTGTTGGGGGTGGAGAACCTTCTTGGCACCCTTGAGGAGGGTAAGGTGGCCGACATTGTCGCCATGCCGGGCGACGCGATCGACGATATTACGGCGACGGAGCGCGTCAGTTTCGTCATGAAGGAGGGCCTTGTAATAAAGAGCTAG
- a CDS encoding glutamate decarboxylase, which translates to MSLHRKSVTRGRALDVIYASGDLTTAIPKYKIPRQEHSPRTAYALIHDELLLDGNSRQNLATFCTTWIEPEVQALMSECIDKNMCDKDEYPQTAEIESRCVHILADLWNSPDAANTIGCSTTGSSEAAMLGGLAAKWRWRAKRRAQGKPTDRPNLVCGPVQICWHKFGRYFDVEVREVPLSGDRLMMHPEQALAHCDENTIMVVPTLGLTMTCQYEPVDAIARALDEFEQRTGLDIPLHIDAASGGFLAPFCQPNLVWDFRLPRVKSINTSGHKFGLAPLGVGWVVWRDHADLPEELIFRVNYLGGDMPTFALNFSRPAGQIVCQYYNFLRLGFEGYRKVQDACYRTAQHLAAEVGKMGPFRIIHDGNGGLPAVCWTFREEHQHNYSLYDLSDRLRARGWQVPAYSLPPNCQDLVVQRVLVRHGVSRDLADILIDDIHRSLSLLEKHPVAPPLTENEAGGYNHN; encoded by the coding sequence ATGTCACTTCACAGAAAGTCTGTCACTCGGGGACGAGCCCTGGACGTTATCTACGCCTCTGGCGATCTGACCACCGCTATCCCCAAATACAAGATTCCCCGCCAGGAACATTCGCCGCGCACTGCCTACGCCCTGATCCACGACGAGCTGCTGCTCGACGGCAATTCGCGCCAGAATCTTGCAACCTTTTGTACCACCTGGATCGAGCCCGAAGTGCAGGCCTTGATGAGCGAATGTATCGACAAAAATATGTGCGACAAAGACGAGTACCCGCAGACGGCCGAGATCGAGTCCCGCTGCGTTCATATTCTGGCAGACCTGTGGAACTCACCCGATGCTGCCAATACGATCGGCTGCTCAACCACCGGCTCCAGTGAAGCCGCGATGCTTGGGGGTCTTGCAGCCAAATGGCGCTGGCGCGCGAAGAGGCGCGCGCAAGGCAAGCCCACCGATCGGCCCAACCTGGTCTGTGGGCCGGTGCAGATATGCTGGCACAAGTTCGGTCGCTACTTCGACGTTGAGGTGCGCGAGGTCCCGCTGAGCGGCGACCGCCTGATGATGCACCCGGAGCAAGCGCTGGCTCACTGCGATGAAAATACGATCATGGTCGTCCCCACGCTGGGCCTCACCATGACCTGCCAGTACGAACCGGTGGACGCGATCGCGCGAGCGCTCGACGAATTCGAGCAGCGCACCGGACTCGATATTCCACTCCACATTGATGCGGCCAGCGGCGGGTTTCTGGCCCCTTTTTGTCAACCTAACCTGGTCTGGGATTTTCGTCTGCCGCGAGTCAAATCGATCAATACCTCAGGACACAAATTCGGTCTTGCTCCTCTGGGGGTGGGTTGGGTGGTGTGGCGGGATCACGCGGACTTGCCCGAGGAGTTGATTTTCCGCGTGAACTACCTGGGCGGTGACATGCCGACCTTCGCCTTGAACTTTTCGCGCCCCGCCGGCCAAATCGTCTGCCAGTACTACAACTTCTTACGCCTGGGGTTTGAAGGATACCGGAAGGTTCAGGATGCGTGTTATCGAACCGCGCAACATCTTGCTGCTGAAGTTGGCAAGATGGGACCGTTCCGAATCATCCACGATGGGAACGGCGGCTTGCCTGCAGTGTGCTGGACGTTTCGCGAAGAACATCAGCACAACTACAGTCTCTACGATCTTTCAGACCGCCTCCGCGCCCGCGGATGGCAGGTGCCTGCATATTCGCTCCCGCCCAATTGCCAAGATCTGGTGGTCCAGCGGGTCCTGGTCCGCCACGGCGTTAGCCGCGACCTCGCCGACATCTTGATCGACGACATTCACCGCTCACTCTCGCTTCTGGAAAAGCATCCGGTCGCACCCCCGCTCACAGAAAACGAGGCCGGCGGCTACAACCACAACTGA
- a CDS encoding MarC family protein: protein MADVNTMVSAFLLFYAGLFPIVNPIGGAPIFLGLTRHCTDEQRNALALRVTINCFFLLLGSMLIGSYVLDFFGITLPIVRIAGGLVVTVTGWNLLQEGDDEDRQSEKAVRPNDSFYPLTMPLTVGPGSIAVAITLGSQRPRIADLVSVATLGGAAVAGVVAIAATIYFCYRFAERTVSVLGEDGTAVLVRLSAFILMCIGIEIIWNGYSALANIGR, encoded by the coding sequence ATGGCAGATGTAAACACCATGGTCAGCGCGTTTCTTCTCTTTTATGCTGGATTGTTTCCGATCGTTAACCCTATCGGCGGTGCGCCGATCTTCCTGGGCCTGACGCGCCACTGCACGGACGAACAGCGCAACGCGCTCGCCCTGCGCGTGACGATCAATTGTTTTTTTCTGTTGCTTGGATCGATGCTGATTGGTTCCTACGTGCTCGACTTCTTCGGTATTACCTTACCGATCGTCCGCATCGCTGGTGGACTCGTGGTGACTGTTACTGGCTGGAACCTTCTTCAGGAAGGAGACGACGAAGACCGGCAGAGCGAGAAAGCCGTCCGGCCAAACGACTCTTTCTATCCTTTGACGATGCCGTTAACCGTTGGGCCCGGATCGATCGCGGTCGCGATTACCCTCGGCAGCCAGCGGCCTCGGATAGCTGACCTGGTCAGCGTAGCGACGCTCGGAGGTGCCGCAGTCGCGGGGGTAGTCGCCATAGCCGCCACGATCTATTTCTGCTACCGGTTCGCGGAGCGGACCGTGAGCGTGCTCGGGGAAGATGGGACCGCCGTTCTGGTCCGACTATCCGCATTCATCCTGATGTGCATCGGAATCGAAATCATCTGGAATGGCTATAGCGCGCTTGCCAATATCGGCCGGTAA